A stretch of the Elephas maximus indicus isolate mEleMax1 chromosome 3, mEleMax1 primary haplotype, whole genome shotgun sequence genome encodes the following:
- the S100A8 gene encoding protein S100-A8, with product MLTDLERAIDSLIEVFHKYSLLKGNAHALYRDDFQKLLETEGRRYLRIKDANAWFKELDVNSDSAINFEEFLILVVKMGVIAHEDIHKE from the exons ATGCTGACCGACCTGGAGAGAGCCATTGACTCGCTCATTGAAGTCTTCCACAAGTACTCTCTGCTGAAGGGGAATGCCCATGCCCTCTACAGGGACGACTTTCAGAAGCTGTTAGAGACGGAGGGTCGCCGCTATTTGAGG ATAAAGGATGCAAACGCCTGGTTCAAAGAGTTGGATGTCAATAGTGATAGTGCCATTAACTTCGAGGAGTTCCTCATCCTGGTAGTAAAGATGGGCGTGATAGCTCATGAAGATATCCACAAAGAGTAG